The proteins below are encoded in one region of Streptomyces roseirectus:
- a CDS encoding sacsin N-terminal ATP-binding-like domain-containing protein gives MSNFVRPAAEGADPFGTARLRRGVLDAWATSPARFREDANAEEDLVLGGYRDRLVVELAQNAADAAARAGVPGRLRLTLRENVLVAANTGAPLDAAGVESLATLRASAKRDTPSVGRFGVGFAAVLSVTDEPAVVGRHGGVRWSLAEARELAGETARHSPGLGDEIRRRDGHVPVLRLPYAAEGTAPDPYDTAVILPLRDAAAADLAERLLHAVDDSLLLTLPGLAEVVVEIGDTPARTLTRRTDGPLTVVDDSRDGTTAWRTLSAHGETAPDLLADRPTEERLRPHWSLTWAVPVDPQGLPVRPRTAPVLHAPTPSDEPLGVPALLIASFPLDTTRRHAAPGPLTDFLVQRAADAYAELLAAWRPVDASVIDLVPGPLGKGELDGALRQAVLDRLPRTAFLPPAVTPGTTGTGPALGLARDETSGPAFGTAETLHTGTSTTSTTSTHGTAPATDPHTPRTSEVLPLPDDDPGVTPEGLDLPEALRPRDAEVVEGAGADTVRVLAEVLPTLLPAGLERRVELRTLGVARVPLADVIDRLAGLEKDPHWWYRLYDSLAGVDPDRLSGLPVPLVDGRTSIGPRQVLLPLPDTATGADPEVLARLGLKVAHEDAAHPLLEKLGALPATPRAVLTTPQVRAAVAASLDDDGGAWDEDAPDAEELADTVLALVREAGLEPGDEPWLGALALPDEDGELVPAGELVLPGSPFASVIREGELAEVDAELADKWGEQPLTACGVLATFALVRATDVVLDPDELEPREGDFAEPDDAGLLDAVDVWAEDVLDRFPDSPVPPVATELVAVRDLDLVDDDKWPQALALLARPPLRDALVQPLRILLPDGTHETVRPYTAWWLRDHPVLDGRRPAGLLAAGGDPLLRGLYDEADATGFDDEQVLRALGVRTSVPALLDEPGGAAELLDRLADPDREVTPAQLHGLYGALADLDPEQVTLPDDLRAVVDGAVEVVDAPDAVVVDSPDLLPFTDGTPLLPVRPTRAAELAELFQVRRLSESVTGEVDSEGTEHAVPESVAVLLGARTPTSYLEHDELIVDGVEIDWRLTDDGVLHAATLEGVAAGLAWAAGQWPRRFEVAALLEDPSRTGELARDRWFD, from the coding sequence GTGAGCAACTTCGTGCGGCCCGCGGCCGAGGGCGCCGACCCCTTCGGCACCGCCCGGCTACGTCGCGGGGTCCTGGACGCCTGGGCGACGAGCCCCGCCCGGTTCCGGGAGGACGCGAACGCCGAGGAGGACCTCGTACTCGGGGGCTACCGGGACCGCCTGGTCGTGGAGCTGGCCCAGAACGCCGCCGACGCCGCCGCCCGCGCGGGCGTGCCGGGCCGCCTCCGGCTCACCCTCAGGGAGAACGTCCTCGTCGCCGCCAACACCGGCGCCCCCCTGGACGCCGCCGGAGTCGAGTCGCTGGCCACGCTCAGGGCCTCGGCCAAACGGGACACCCCCTCCGTCGGCCGCTTCGGCGTCGGCTTCGCGGCTGTCCTGTCCGTCACCGACGAGCCCGCGGTCGTCGGCAGGCACGGCGGCGTCCGCTGGTCCCTCGCGGAGGCCCGCGAGCTGGCCGGCGAGACCGCCCGCCACAGCCCCGGCCTGGGCGACGAGATCCGCCGCCGGGACGGACACGTACCCGTACTACGTCTGCCGTACGCCGCCGAGGGCACCGCCCCCGACCCCTACGACACGGCCGTCATCCTCCCCCTACGGGACGCCGCCGCGGCCGACCTCGCCGAGCGCCTGCTGCACGCCGTGGACGACAGCCTGCTGCTGACCCTGCCGGGCCTCGCGGAGGTCGTCGTCGAGATCGGCGACACCCCCGCCCGCACCCTGACCCGCCGCACGGACGGCCCCCTCACCGTCGTCGACGACTCCCGCGACGGCACGACGGCCTGGCGCACCCTCTCCGCACACGGCGAGACCGCGCCCGACCTCCTCGCCGACCGCCCGACGGAAGAACGCCTGCGCCCGCACTGGTCGCTGACCTGGGCCGTACCCGTAGACCCCCAGGGGCTACCCGTACGACCCAGGACCGCCCCCGTCCTGCACGCCCCCACCCCCAGCGACGAACCCCTAGGGGTCCCCGCCCTCCTCATCGCCTCCTTCCCCCTCGACACCACCCGCCGCCACGCCGCCCCCGGCCCCCTGACCGACTTCCTGGTCCAGCGCGCGGCCGACGCCTACGCCGAACTCCTCGCGGCCTGGCGCCCGGTGGACGCGAGCGTCATCGACCTCGTCCCCGGCCCGCTCGGCAAGGGCGAACTGGACGGCGCCCTGCGCCAGGCCGTCCTGGACCGGCTGCCGCGCACGGCGTTCCTGCCGCCCGCGGTGACACCAGGGACCACCGGCACCGGCCCCGCCCTCGGCCTCGCCCGCGACGAGACGTCCGGCCCGGCCTTCGGCACCGCCGAGACCCTGCACACCGGCACCAGCACCACCAGCACCACCAGCACCCACGGCACCGCCCCCGCCACCGACCCCCACACCCCCCGTACCTCCGAGGTCCTACCCCTCCCGGACGACGACCCAGGGGTTACCCCCGAGGGCCTGGACCTCCCCGAAGCCCTCCGCCCCCGCGACGCCGAGGTCGTCGAGGGCGCCGGCGCCGACACCGTACGCGTCCTCGCCGAAGTCCTCCCCACCCTCCTCCCCGCCGGTCTGGAACGCCGCGTCGAACTGCGCACCCTCGGCGTCGCCCGCGTCCCCCTCGCGGACGTCATCGACCGCCTCGCCGGTCTGGAGAAGGACCCGCACTGGTGGTACCGGTTGTACGACAGCCTCGCGGGCGTCGACCCCGACCGCCTCTCGGGGCTACCCGTACCCCTCGTGGACGGCCGCACGTCCATCGGCCCCCGCCAGGTCCTCCTCCCCCTCCCCGACACGGCGACCGGCGCCGACCCCGAGGTCCTGGCCCGCCTCGGCCTCAAGGTCGCCCACGAGGACGCCGCCCACCCCCTCCTGGAAAAACTCGGCGCCCTCCCCGCGACCCCCCGGGCCGTCCTGACAACTCCCCAGGTCCGCGCGGCGGTCGCCGCCTCCCTCGACGACGATGGTGGCGCCTGGGACGAAGACGCCCCGGACGCCGAGGAGTTGGCGGACACCGTCCTCGCCCTGGTCCGCGAGGCGGGCCTCGAACCCGGCGACGAACCCTGGCTCGGCGCCCTCGCCCTGCCCGACGAGGACGGCGAACTCGTCCCCGCCGGTGAACTCGTCCTGCCCGGCAGCCCGTTCGCGTCCGTCATCCGCGAGGGTGAACTAGCCGAGGTCGACGCCGAGTTGGCCGACAAGTGGGGCGAACAGCCGCTCACCGCCTGCGGAGTGCTGGCCACCTTCGCCCTGGTCCGCGCCACCGACGTCGTCCTCGACCCCGACGAACTGGAGCCCCGCGAGGGCGACTTCGCCGAACCCGACGACGCCGGCCTGCTGGACGCCGTCGACGTGTGGGCCGAGGACGTCCTCGACCGCTTCCCCGACTCGCCGGTGCCCCCGGTCGCGACGGAACTCGTCGCCGTCCGCGACCTCGACCTCGTCGACGACGACAAGTGGCCCCAGGCCCTTGCCCTGTTGGCGCGGCCGCCGCTGCGCGACGCGCTGGTCCAGCCGCTGCGGATCCTGCTGCCCGACGGCACCCACGAGACCGTGCGCCCCTACACCGCCTGGTGGCTGCGCGACCACCCCGTCCTCGACGGACGCCGCCCGGCGGGCCTCCTCGCGGCCGGCGGCGACCCGCTCCTGCGCGGGCTGTACGACGAGGCCGACGCGACCGGCTTCGACGACGAACAGGTCCTGCGTGCCCTGGGCGTCCGTACGTCGGTGCCCGCGCTCCTCGACGAGCCGGGCGGCGCCGCCGAACTCCTGGACCGCCTCGCCGACCCGGACCGCGAGGTCACCCCGGCCCAACTCCACGGCCTCTACGGAGCTTTGGCCGACCTCGATCCCGAACAGGTCACGCTCCCGGACGACTTGAGGGCCGTCGTCGACGGCGCGGTCGAGGTCGTGGACGCGCCGGACGCCGTCGTCGTCGACTCCCCGGACCTCCTCCCCTTCACCGACGGCACCCCCCTCCTGCCCGTACGCCCCACCAGGGCCGCCGAGTTGGCGGAACTCTTCCAGGTGCGGCGCCTGAGCGAGTCCGTCACCGGCGAGGTCGACTCCGAGGGCACCGAGCACGCCGTCCCCGAGTCCGTCGCCGTCCTCCTCGGCGCCCGTACCCCCACGTCGTACCTGGAGCACGACGAGTTGATCGTCGACGGCGTCGAGATCGACTGGCGGCTGACCGACGACGGCGTGCTGCACGCGGCGACCCTCGAAGGCGTCGCCGCCGGTCTCGCCTGGGCGGCGGGGCAGTGGCCCCGGCGGTTCGAGGTGGCGGCGCTGCTCGAAGACCCGTCCAGGACAGGGGAGTTGGCGCGGGACCGCTGGTTCGACTGA
- a CDS encoding calcium-binding protein, whose protein sequence is MRLRATVAVSLGALAVTGLAVPAAQADGGYGNTRITKVVVDGDNKVQLSTSGVKTITVSVTATDNSGIAGADPFDLYGPGYGLLTTGKPVCKAAGATTSTCTASVRLDPRSDDIVTSNAGIWHVDAWIDAKDEDFVWKENAGSFWLQRAAKLAAADATPEPVKKGKLLTVKSGLTRANWDNLKFGGYAGAGVQLQYQKKGAKTWTTLKTVKADSKGNLKTTVKATADGSYRYSFPGNSTTAAVASGADYVDVK, encoded by the coding sequence ATGCGCCTTCGTGCCACTGTCGCCGTCTCGCTCGGCGCCCTGGCCGTCACCGGGCTCGCCGTCCCCGCCGCGCAGGCGGACGGCGGCTACGGCAACACCCGGATCACCAAGGTCGTCGTCGACGGCGACAACAAGGTGCAGCTCTCGACGTCCGGGGTGAAGACCATCACGGTCAGCGTCACCGCCACGGACAACTCGGGTATCGCGGGGGCGGACCCGTTCGACCTGTACGGCCCCGGCTACGGCCTGCTCACCACCGGCAAGCCCGTCTGCAAGGCCGCCGGCGCCACGACCTCCACCTGCACCGCCTCGGTCAGACTGGACCCGAGGTCGGACGACATCGTGACCTCCAACGCCGGTATCTGGCACGTGGACGCCTGGATCGACGCCAAGGACGAGGACTTCGTCTGGAAGGAGAACGCCGGCTCCTTCTGGCTCCAGCGCGCGGCCAAGCTCGCCGCGGCCGACGCGACGCCCGAGCCGGTGAAGAAGGGCAAGCTCCTCACCGTCAAGAGCGGTCTGACCCGCGCCAACTGGGACAACCTCAAGTTCGGCGGTTACGCGGGCGCCGGTGTCCAGCTCCAGTACCAGAAGAAGGGTGCCAAGACCTGGACCACCCTCAAGACGGTCAAGGCGGACAGCAAGGGCAACCTCAAGACGACCGTCAAGGCCACCGCCGACGGCTCCTACCGCTACAGCTTCCCGGGTAACTCGACGACCGCGGCGGTCGCCTCCGGCGCCGACTACGTCGACGTCAAGTAG